The Chlorocebus sabaeus isolate Y175 chromosome 16, mChlSab1.0.hap1, whole genome shotgun sequence genome window below encodes:
- the NEURL4 gene encoding neuralized-like protein 4 isoform X3 has translation MGKQELEDGGGRLLAMGPEAGTEPLFPSHPTWSPAFMVSPAQARPETFPNSLESHNDFASMELSEVVSNTILSAYNGGLLNVNLSSPPAGEGLGSSGAATSPILTSNDALLFHEKCGTLIKLSNNNKTAERRRPLDEFNNGVVMTNRPLRDNEMFEIRIDKLVDKWSGSIEIGVTTHNPNSLEYPATMTNLQSGTIMMSGCGILTNGKGTRREYCEFSLDELQEGDHIGLTRKSNSALHFFINGIDQGVATPLTPPVVYGVVDLYGMAVKVTIVHNNNHSDRLRRNNAILRALSPEGALRRAAPAAQAEPERLLFHPNCGQKAAITHEGRTALRPHATDDFNHGVVLSSRALRDGEVFQVRIDKMVDKWAGSIEIGVTTHNPAYLQLPSTMTNLRSGTWMMTGNGVMHNGTTILDEYGHNLDRLKAGDTVGVVRREDGTLHFFVNGMTQGPAAWNVPPGVYAVVDLYGQAAQATIVDDVEVSPVPESLPEGNNQVSPSSPSSGAGGSDLRFHQLHGSNAVITNGGRTALRHNCRSEFNDAIVISNRALRDGELFEIVIQKMVDRWSGSIEAGVTAIRPEDLEFPNTMTDIDYDTWMLSGTAIMQDGNTMRNNYGCDLDALGTGARIGMMRTAKGDLHYFINGQDQGAACSGLPPGKEVYAVVDLYGQCVQVSITNATGPMDNSLATSNTATEKSFPLHSPVAGVAHRFHSTCGKNVTLEEDGTRAVRAAGYAHGLVFSTKELRAEEVFEVKVEELDEKWAGSLRLGLTTLAPGEMGPGAVGSGPGLPPSLPELRTKTTWMVSSCEVRRDGQLQRMNYGRNLERLGVGSRVGVRRGADDTMHILVDGEDMGPAATGIAKNVWAVLDLYGPVRSVSIVSSTRLEESEGTQPPSPSSDTGSEGEEDDEGEEHGLGGQNEVGIIPTTLEFLENHGKNILLSNGNRTATRVASYNQGIVVINQPLVPQLLVQVRIDFLNRQWTSSLVLGVITCAPERLNFPASACALKRAAWLLRGRGVFHNGLKICEKFGPNLDTCPEGTILGLRLDSSGGLHLHVNGVDQGVAVPDVPQPCHALVDLYGQCEQVTIVNPEPGAASGKSAGTQGDMEKADMVDGIKESVCWGPPPATSPLKSCEYHALCSRFRELLLLPEDYFMPPPKRSLCYCESCRKLRGDEAHRRRGEPPREYALPFGWCRFNLRVNPRLEAGTLTKKWHMAYHGSNVAAVRRVLDRGELGAGTASILSCRPLKGEPGVGFEEPGENCAPPREEQPPPVLLSPSLQYAGAETLASKVQFRDPKSQRTHQAQVAFQVCVHPGSYTPGPPSAALGEPPDPHFSPAELEWVTKEKGATLLYALLVRVE, from the exons ATGGGAAAGCAGGAGCTAGAGGATGGGGGGGGGCGTCTCCTGGCTATGGGCCCTGAAGCAGGGACTGAACCCTTAttcccctcccatcccacctgGTCCCCAGCCTTCATGGTGTCCCCAGCGCAGGCCCGGCCGGAGACGTTTCCTAACAGCCTTGAGTCGCATAATG ACTTTGCCAGCATGGAGCTGTCTGAGGTGGTGAGCAACACCATCCTGTCTGCCTACAATGGAGGGCTTCTGAATGTGAACCTGAGCTCCCCGCCAGCAGGGGAAGGCCTGGGGTCTAGTGGTGCTGCCACCTCGCCCATTCTCACTTCCAACGACGCCCTGCTCTTTCATGAAAAGTGCGGAACCCTCATCAAACTCAGCAACAATAATAAGACGGCTGAGCGCCGGCGGCCCCTGGACGAATTCAACAATGGGGTTGTCATGACCAACCGCCCACTTCGGGACAATGAGATGTTTGAG ATCCGTATCGATAAGCTTGTTGATAAGTGGTCAGGCTCCATTGAGATTGGGGTCACCACCCACAACCCCAACAGTTTGGAGTACCCAGCCACCATGACCAACCTCCAGTCAG GCACCATCATGATGAGCGGCTGTGGGATCCTGACCAATGGCAAGGGCACCCGCCGGGAGTACTGCGAATTCAGTCTGGATGAGCTGCAG GAGGGTGACCACATTGGCCTCACAAGGAAGTCCAACTCTGCCCTGCACTTCTTCATTAATGGTATCGATCAGG GAGTGGCAACCCCCTTGACGCCCCCAGTGGTGTATGGCGTGGTGGACTTGTACGGGATGGCTGTGAAGGTGACCATCGTCCACAATAACAACCACAGTGACCGTCTCCGCCGCAACAACGCCATCCTGCGGGCGCTGTCCCCCGAGGGCGCTCTCCGCCGTGCTGCCCCTGCCGCTCAGGCAGAACCTGAGCGCCTGCTCTTCCACCCCAACTGTGGGCAGAAGGCAGCCATCACCCACGAGGGACGCACTGCCCTGAGGCCCCA TGCCACCGATGACTTCAATCATGGCGTGGTGCTGAGCAGCAGAGCCCTGCGGGATGGAGAGGTGTTCCAGGTGCGCATCGACAAGATGGTGGACAAATGGGCTGGCTCCATTGAAATTGGTGTCACCACCCACAACCCTGCCTACCTCCAGTTGCCCTCCACCATGACCAACTTGCGCTCTG GGACCTGGATGATGACTGGGAATGGGGTGATGCACAATGGGACGACCATCCTGGATGAATACGGGCACAACCTGGACCGCCTCAAG GCAGGGGACACGGTGGGCGTGGTACGGCGGGAGGACGGGACTCTCCACTTCTTTGTCAATGGGATGACTCAGGGCCCTGCTGCCTGGAACGTGCCCCCGGGCGTCTATGCTGTCGTCGATCTCTATGGCCAGGCGGCCCAGGCCACCATTGTGGACGACGTGG AGGTGTCTCCAGTTCCTGAATCACTTCCTGAGGGGAATAACCAGGTGTCTCCAAGCTCTCCATCCTCAGGGGCAGGGGGCTCTGACCTGCGCTTCCACCAGCTGCACGGCAGTAATGCAGTCATCACCAATGGGGGCCGCACTGCCCTCCGCCACAACTGTCGCAGCGAGTTTAATGACGCCATCGTCATCTCCAACCG GGCCCTGCGGGATGGAGAGCTGTTTGAAATTGTCATTCAGAAGATGGTGGACCGCTGGTCAGGCTCCATTGAGGCTG gaGTGACTGCTATTCGGCCTGAAGACCTGGAATTCCCCAACACCATGACAGACATTGACTATGACACATGGATGCTGAG TGGTACAGCCATCATGCAAGACGGTAACACAATGCGCAACAATTATGGGTGTGACCTGGATGCGCTGGGCACAGGTGCACGCATTGGCATGATGCGAACTGCCAAGGGCGACCTGCACTACTTCATCAATGGCCAGGACCAAGGCGCTGCCTGCTCGGGCCTGCCTCCGGGTAAAG agGTGTATGCAGTAGTCGATCTCTATGGCCAGTGTGTCCAAGTGTCCATCACCAATGCCACCGGCCCCATGGACAACAGCCTGGCGACCAGCAACACTGCCACCGAGAAGTCCTTCCCACTGCACTCCCCAG TGGCTGGCGTGGCTCACCGATTCCACAGTACTTGCGGCAAGAATGTCACTCTAGAGGAGGATGGCACGAGGGCGGTGCGTGCCGCTGGCTATGCTCATGGCCTTGTCTTCAGTACCAAGGAGCTGAGGGCTGAGGAAGTCTTTGAG GTGAAAGTGGAAGAGCTAGATGAGAAGTGGGCAGGTTCCCTGCGGCTGGGACTGACCACACTAGCCCCAGGGGAGATGGGACCCGGAGCAGTTGGCAGTGGCCCAGggctgcctccttccctgccagAGCTCCGGACGAAGACCACTTGGATGGTATCCAGCTGTGAAGTGAGGCGTGATGGGCAGCTCCAGAGGATGAACTATGGCCGGAACCTAGAGAGGCTGGGG GTGGGGAGCCGCGTGGGTGTTCGTCGGGGGGCAGATGACACGATGCACATCCTGGTGGATGGAGAGGATATGGGGCCTGCAGCCACTGGCATTGCCAAG AACGTGTGGGCTGTGTTGGATCTCTACGGGCCAGTCCGCAGTGTGTCGAttgtcagttccacaaggctGGAGGAGTCAGAAGGCACCCAGCCTCCTTCCCCCAGTTCAGACACCGGCAGTGAGGGCGAGGAGGATGACGAGGGCGAGGAGCATGGCCTGGGA GGCCAGAATGAAGTGGGTATTATACCCACCACTCTCGAGTTCCTGGAGAACCACGGGAAGAATATCCTCTTGTCTAATGGGAACCGTACAGCCACACGGGTGGCCAGCTACAATCAGGGCATCGTTGTCATCAACCAGCCTCTGGTGCCCCAGCTGCTGGTCCAG GTGCGGATAGATTTCCTAAACCGACAGTGGACATCTTCCCTTGTCCTGGGAGTCATCACCTGCGCGCCTGAGAGGCTCAACTTCCCTGCTTCTGCCTGTGCCCTCAAACGGGCAGCCTGGCTGCTGCGGGGCCGTGGGGTCTTCCACAACGGTCTCAAG ATTTGTGAGAAGTTTGGGCCGAATCTGGACACGTGCCCTGAAGGCACCATCCTGGGACTGCGGCTGGACAGCTCTGGGGGGCTGCATCTCCACGTTAATGGGGTGGACCAGGGGGTAGCTGTGCCAGATGTGCCCCAGCCCTGCCACGCGCTTGTGGACCTCTATGGGCAGTGTGAGCAG GTGACAATCGTGAACCCTGAGCCAGGGGCTGCCAGTGGGAAAAGTGCTGGAACCCAAGGGGACATGGAGAAAGCAGACATGGTGGACG GTATCAAAGAGAGTGTGTGCTGGGGCCCACCACCCGCCACTAGTCCTCTAAAGAGCTGCGAGTACCATGCCCTTTGCTCTCGCTTCCGAGAACTCCTGCTGCTTCCTG AAGATTATTTCATGCCTCCGCCAAAGCGAAGCCTGTGCTACTGTGAGTCTTGCCGGAAGCTGCGAGGAGACGAGGCCCACAGGCGCAGAGGGGAGCCTCCCCGGGAATACGCACTGCCCTTTGGCTGGTGCAGGTTCAACCTCAG AGTGAATCCCCGCCTGGAGGCTGGGACACTAACCAAGAAGTGGCACATGGCCTATCATGGGAGCAATGTTGCAGCTGTACGGAGAGTGCTGGACCGAGGGGAGCTGGGAGCAG GTACTGCTTCCATCTTGAGCTGCCGTCCTTTGAAGGGAGAGCCTGGGGTAGGGTTTGAGGAGCCTGGCGAGAACTGTGCACCTCCTCGGGAGGAGCAGCCGCCTCCTGTGCTGCTTTCCCCCTCCCTTCAATATGCTGGGGCCGAGACCCTGGCCTCCAAAGTGCA ATTCCGGGACCCCAAATCCCAGCGGACGCACCAGGCTCAGGTGGCGttccaggtgtgtgtgcaccCTGGCTCCTACACCCCGGGACCCCCTTCCGCTGCCCTTGGAGAACCTCCTGACCCTCACTTCAGTCCAGCCGAACTTGAGTGGGTCACTAAGGAGAAGGGGGCCACACTCCTCTATGCCCTGCTGGTACGGGTGGAATGA